The genomic interval AAGGTAACTTTCCAATAGAGTGAATTAACTTCTTATCTCCTTTTCTCTTGGGTAGAAGACCCTCGAGTTCATAGTGTGCTCCTCATGCCAAGATTTGAAGATCAAATCTATATTCACCTTACCCAtgcctttattattctttttggcCTGAGTTGTAAACCTCTTCAGCGTGATCTTTCTGGACTGAAGAGGTTCATTATTTTTTACCGTACATCCGCTCATACCTGCTTCCTCCCCAACTGCTCTCTAACATGGTCTTCTTGGCCCTTTTGGTCCCTTTCTCTGCTTATTAGCTAGTTCTGGCCTTTTACAAAGTACTGTGACCAAAACAATACTATGTATTTGAGTAGAAAACCTGGATGGTTCATCTTCTtagttaaatttcttttaatcctCGCCTGAGGCCTTTGCTTGATTACCAAGAATCTGAGAGGGTGCTAATGATACTAGCTAATGTGAAATGGTACTGTTATTACTGTCCGTAGTTCTACAATCTGAATATCCTTCCCCTTATCCAACTAtgccaacattttaaaacaacattaaaggccgggcgcggtggctcacgcctgtaatcccagcactttgggaggccgaggcgggcggatcacgaggtcaggagatcgagaccatcctggctaacacggtgaaaccccgtctttactaaaaatacaaaaaattagccgggcgtggtggtgcgcgcctgtagtcccagctacttggaggctgaggcaggagaatggcgtgaacccgggaggcggagcttgcagtgagctgagatctggccactgcactccagcctgggcgacaaagcgagactccatctcaaaaaaaaaaaaaaaaaaaacaacattaagtcattcagagatttaaaaaaacaagccTCCCCCACAGAATGGATGATTGGATTATGTTCTAAGTATTGAATCCTGCTACTTGCACCTGAAAACCTGTTCTTCCACTTGCATAGTGTGTCTTAGGACACAGATTTGGGCCCCCTGAAGACAGGAAAAGCAACAGATCCTAGTAAGGACAGGGTCAGGCTTTCATCTGGACTCTTGAGAGCAGAATGCAACATCACAAATCTggtctatttctgtttttatttcctgatGAAATAATCGATTGGTCAACAAAGTGTTGGAGACGGACTAAACAATACCAAGGAAAAGTGTTGGTTAGAAACCAGTCAGTATTCTGATTCATTCACATGCATACTTCTGTGGACTGTGCTGGAAAGTAATCCTGTCTGTCATATTTTAGTGATTTGTACTTTCACCCACCATCTGACTGTAAATATCACTGGGAAATTCATATCTGTGCTTTCCtaaggtgtttttcttttcttttttttttttttgcagatacaGTATATTCAAATATACCTCCATTGCCCTGGTGTCTGTGGGGATATTTATTTGCACTTTTATGTCAGCAAAGCAGGTGGTAAGAAGCTCACAAATCATTTTATGTTCGCTACTTGCTGTTGGGGCCCAGTTACCAGGcaattaataaaattcaaatttttaggTAATACAAAGATTTTgaaagagaagaggggagggaaatGGGTAACGTAAATCTTTCCCTTGTATGTTGGCGCCTTGCATGTAGTTCTGCTCTCTGTAcctagtttattttcttatttcctagACTTCCCAGTCCAGCTTGAGtgagaatgatggattccagGCATTTGTGTGGTGGTTACTAGGCAAgtacaataattataataaagttAATTGCCTCTGCAGTTGTGTTTGCTGAGTTTTCTCCTAAGAGACATGTTTCTTGGCAAGAAGCTTCAGCTAAACAAATTATGCCATGGAAGAGAGGCACCTGGGATCCCATTTCTCTGAACCTTAGtgttcaagaaaggaaaaaaagaaaatgcccccACATTCGTGGCAATATGTTCTACAACATGGATCCGTGTTTTTCTTGGATGCCACTGGTGTAGAAAGAAGTGCGTGTCTACTTGCCCATCACACTCTTTGAATGTCATCCATGTCTTCACGATCTGTCTGCCGAGTGGAAGCTTCTGCAAGAGAAGGGCACGTTAGAGCAACTGACTCTTTAAATTTCCGAGGGACTCATTTCTAAAGACTTATTTTCTTCAGAGGTTAGCTGTTCCATATGGCAGTGTTCCCAAACCTGACTGATCATCAGAATCTCctggggaatttttaaaaatacaaggatCTCTTTGTGGAATTAAATAGGCAGCTCCTGTAGAGCTTTGTTCTCACGTTTTTTGATATGGAGGTGAGATCGCCCCAGGGGCTTTCGATGATAACAATAACAGATTGAGACTGACCAAGTGGAAGAGAAAGAGCAGTGAAAGAACTGTGTTCTCCTTGCTTCTTGGCTTTGAAACTTTATCCCTTTAGGTTGCTGTTTGTAACATAGAAAGATCCTCATGCGCTATTAGAAAAATACCCAATGAGAAAAGtgtgcaaaggatgtgaacataTAGTTCACGGGGGAAATAGTAGTACCCAACAATTTTAGGTTCAGCCTCACTAGTCTAGTAATCAAAGAAGTGCAAATTGAAACCCAAATACAATACCTGTTTATGTTGGCCTATCATACCAGCAAGATGACAAATGGTTATCTCAGTGCTGCTGAGGGTACAGtaagacaattatttttataaaaatagtttggGTATAAATGGACACAGCttttatggaaatatatatatatatatatatttttaaatatatttatttataaaaagtattgtattttttaaatgtccaacaGCCTTTGACTCAGTAATTCCACTTATGAGGGTTTATCCTAAAATATATCAACATTTGTTTAAAGATTTGTATACAAGGATGTACATtgattttaataatgaaataattggaAATAACCATTCTCATACGTTTAAGTATGCTACATCCATAGCATAGTCATTAAAAgcattcttttgaaaaaattttaatgactgATTTAAAGGAAAAGTCCAGGCAAAAGCTCATGAAAAGAGCAAGATATAAAATTCCACATGCAATCTGATCCTGTCTTAGTGTAAAAAAATTTACACAAATGAATATATAAGGAGATGTAGAAAGCTGTAAAGGACTAGATGgtaatcatgtatttttatttctttttacaatgTTGTACATGTTCTACAATTAGTTTGTAATATTTGCAGGACTTTAAACAATAATGTTCTTCAAGAAAAACATCTGGAAATGAACAAATGCAGACATCTTGTAACCTGATGTTTTTTAGGTATTGGGGCACTGACTTTTGCTCTTCTGATGTCCGCAAGGATGGGTATATTCCAAGAGactctctacaaacaatttgggAAACACTCCAAGGAGGCTTTGTTTTATAATGTAAGCAACTTGTTGAACCTGGGAACATGAAAATTCCTAAGTTGTAAAATGTTACTTCAAGTGAACTATTCCCATTCTTCTGATGTAGTTGATGGGATGCTCTGGTGGGTTCTGAGTCACAGTTCACTGCATGAGATGACACAATCAATCAAAGCGAATTAAATGGTGTCTGCATATTTAGCAAATCCTTTTGTGCAGAATGACTATATGTTTAAATTTCTCCATTCCCTGTTGTTGAGGAAAGGATGCTGGCTCCATTGTTTGCTTTGTCTGTGATGGCCCTCAGACCCTATAAGGGCAAGAACCATAATTTGGGAGTTGATATCCTGCCATACAATGTGAAGTAGTCAAGAAGCTCCATATACATTTAAGTCtaacttgcttttctttatattgCTGTCAAACAACCTGTACAACTTTTAATCATTGTAAAGCTACTCCAATTATTCTATAATGTTTTTGCACTTAGATTTATGTGACCAATTTCTTTCCACAGCACGCCCTTCCACTTCCTGGTTTCATCTTCTTGGCTTCTGATATTTATGACCATGCAGTTCTATTCAATAAGTCTGGTGAGTTTGGGGTTAGGCAGTAGAATTACCTGACagtttctgaggcagagtctcagttTTACTCTTGACTTGACCACGGCCTTTTTCATGATCCTGTTCAAATCATATGTTCCTTTCAAAAATGTCTCCATTCCACTTTCCAGTCATTGCAGCAGCAAAAGCTTTCACAGGAGTTTCTCAATTATTTACAAATGCAGTAAAAGAATATTTTCGAGTTTCCTATTTTGCTTTGATATTTGTGTGTTTGCATTTGAATGTGAAATGTTTGATGTTTTGAGAATGCAAATGAATACTTATAGCACACTGCAGAGACTGGAGCCCTGCGAAGTTGGGCAGCCGTCCAGCTCTCTCAACTGCTGTTTATCCTTCTGTGTCGTGAAAGGCAGAGCTGCTCACAGATCCATCCCAAGCTACCGTGGAGCAGAGCAAGAGGGGAGCTCAATGATGACAAGGTTTTTCTCCTAGTTACAGATGAGATAGGCAGCAGATGAATAAGCAAAATTAGTTTCAAGCTTCTAGTGTAAGTTAGCTGTCACTTTTTAAAGTGGCCAGTTAATAAATGAGCTATAGATTGTCAGTTAACTTGAAAGGGATCACTTATATGATCTGATTATCTACTAACAGTATTATATAGACAGTGAACACACAAggaacaaataaacatttttaaaatcaaggttTTATGTTGCACACACCTCAAATGCTTAAGTGCATTTTGTGGAATGacggtgctcagtaaacatttgtttgcTATCTGAGCATGTATCGTGAAGTTATGGCTATTCTCTGCATTTATAGTGTTGCCGCTCCCATTtgccccaccccccaaaaaatgggAAGGTAGTGTGTAAGAAAGTTTGCAAGGCTCTGAATTACTCAAATAATCATTTCTTCATATTAACACAGTAGTTTTTAAGATCTCTGAGAAATCCCACACAGCAAAgggctattgaaataaaaatgtcaagtTCCATGTGATTGACTGAGTTGTTAGAATGCTTCTAAAAATCACAGGGCTAGGCAtttatgataaaatgttttaCAGAATCTGCCTTCAACTTCTTCAGAATCATTTCCAAGTTAAAGATACATTTtccttctcttgcttttcttgAGATTGTCTGAGATCCATGAATTTTCCAAGAGAGCTAAAAGTCCATCAAAATAAGTGATATTCATTGTCTTTCCTTCAGAGAGTCAGTGTATCTCTGAAGTTATTAAAAAGTAATCACGTTTGTTAACTTCCTTTTCATTTCAATATCTGCTAAGTATATCAAAGACAATAGAATACCAGATTATTGGCATTGCCCACTGATCCAGAACCAAGTTCCAAAACTTagtctttatgtgtgtgtgtgtatatatatatgagacatttTATTGGTGAAAGAAAattgatgtttattttcttaccaGATCTCAGCATCATTATATCAGAATTTCTTAAATTATGCTGTATAATTCAAACCCGAAAACAATTTAGTAATACAAAAAACTGACCCGTTGATGATTTCtatgtctttgttctctttcatcttagatattttatttcctcCCACAAATTTACTGTGCAAGTGTCATTATATAAAGCTAAcatgtgagtgagtgtgtgtgtgtgtgtgtgtgtgtctatctttTAAGAGAGACAGGACCTCCctattgcccagattggtctcaaactcctgggccaaagggatcctcctgctttggcctcccaaagtgctaggattacaggcgtgagccactactcctggcctAAAACTAacataagaatatatttaaagttattcACAGTTCCATCAATCTAGACATctgctaattgtatttttattggttttcttcTAGACCATGTCTGTTTACAGAGATTCTTACATAGCTGTAATCCTTGAgtggatataattttatatttgttttttactttttttctgagttttatgtGGCTATATAATCTCTacgattttcatttttatcaaacATACAATGCCTCCTCTAATGAAAGTGCCTTTGTTTATGTAGCCATTGCAGCATCATTGGACATTTGATTGATTTTGATTCAGAGTTATCCTTTATTATGCATAGTACTTTAATGAGTGCAGAACCTTTTTCTTCCTTGGAATTAACTAGGATTAATTCTGAAGGATGGGTATGAATACTTTCATAGACCCTTAATAAGGATtatgaaattgattttttaaagaatgaaaccaagttaTACTGCCACCAACCTGTGGCTGCCAGTTCCATTACCAACTTGCCGGATTaagatattatttataaattttgaattggctaggcacagtggctcaagcctgtaatcccagcactttgggaggccaaggcaggcaaatcacctgaagtcaggagttcaagaccagcctggccaacatgacgaaaccccatctctactaaaaatacaaaaattagccaggtgtggtggtgtgcgcctgtagtcccagctacttgggaggctgaggcacaagaatcacttgaacctgtgaggcagaggttgcagtgagctgagatcacgtcactgcactccagcctgggtgacagagtgagactctctctgaaaaataaatacataaatattgaaTTGCTAATTTTGTAGctataaaatggtacagtcttATTTACTTTGGAATTCTGTAATTACTAGTGTGATTGAACATCCAAACGGTATTTAGTTACTAGCCGCCATTCCTCTTGTGTTGAGTAGTTAAGGCTGTCTGTATCATTTTATCATTCTCAACTTTTCTGTGTTTCACAGTCTTTCTTTGTAAAGTGAGGTACTATTCAGGCAAATGGTAAAgcatttccttaaaaattaaaactactatTTGTTTTAAGAAACCAATTTGATGACTTTAGTGGCTGCTATAGATTGGAGTCAAGGCAAGTAAAGGGATGTGTGGTCCAATTCTATTTGCAAGGAAGAAAATGTTGCTGTTCCTATTATGTTCAGTATGTATTACCCTGTTCAAACTATGAAAAATTCAGCTGTTAAAAAGTGATGTGGCTATATCCTCTTGTAACCTCTACAGAGTTATATGAAATTCCAGGCATCGGAGTGACCCTGCCCATCATGTGGTTCTACCTCCTTATGAACATCATCACTCAGTATCCTTTGGACTCTGCCATCACCTTTATGTCGTCTTCAGGTTCTTTTGGCATAGGAATGGTCATTCTTGTCTTCCAACAGTGTGTTGACTTGAATCTGATTTTCGCTAGATTCATTCTGCAGCAAGCTGGAGACAGAGACCAATTCAGGGAACTCTTTGTAGAGGGCAGAAGAGGTGCTAGTGGTGCAGTAGGTCAGTAAGGCACAGGGCAGCGGGAGGAAGTGCCCTGAGTGGAAGCATAGGAGTCCATTGATTGACAgtggcgggtgcagtggctcatgcctgtaatcctagcactttaggaggctgaggcaggcagatcacttgaggtcaggagtttgagaccagcctggccaacatggtgaaaccccatctctacaaaaatacaaaagttagccaggcatgatgatgggtgcttgtaatcccagctactccataggctgagacaggagaatcacttgaacctgagagatggaggttgcagtgagctgagatcatgccattgcactccagcctgggtaacagagtgagactccatctcaaaaaacaaaaaactgtgtaGCGTGAATCATCTGTGATTTCTACCTGTGATTTTTTGGTGTCCTAAGATATTTCCAGTGATCACAAGCTGCTGCAAAGTCCTgaaagaaatttcaaattaagaggctgaggtgggaggatcactcaagtccaggagattgaggctgcagtaaacttgATCactccactgcgctccagcctgggtaacagaacaagaccttgtctcaaaaagaaaaaaaaaaaaaagaaatttcaaaatagctttcgttttttaaaatagttatttcgAATGATCTTACAttcattatgaaaataattatgtctTTGAAATAGTAAAACGAATCGCAGTTGACCTCATTCCTCTGAAGTCAGCTCCTTGATTTGCCATAGAGCCCCTTTCTGGAGGAGAGGATAGAAGGACTGGAGGCAAGATAAATAAAGGTGAATGGGATCACACTTACCGAGAGTGTCACCCTCTGTCATTACCTTGGAGGTGCCTGTCATTGTAACCATAGGAAGACTCCAACATAAGAATAATTGGCAGTTTTTTAGGCGGTTTCGAATTGGTACCCATAAATGGAATGGCAGGACAGTTGTTCTGCAGGTTCTCCCCAGGAGGAGCCTCAGAGCTGCCGTAACGGACCTTCATGTTTTCTTAGAATATGAGAAGTTAAGCCAGGGGCCATGCTAGAAGGTTCTCCCACTGATCCCCCAAGTATAGTCTGCAGAAAACTACCTTGACTCCACTCCTCCAGGTACGTGTGCATCCGGGGTGTGTTCATCCTCACCACGGAATGCGCCTCCCTCACCGTCACGCTCGTCGTGACCCTACGCAAATTTGTGAGCCTCATCTTTTCCATCTTGTACTTCCAGAACCCCTTCACCCTGTGGCACTGGCTGGGCACCTTTTTTGTCTTCATTGGGACCTTAATGTACACAGAGGTGTGGAACAACCTAGGGACCACAAAAAGTGAGCCTCAGAAGGACAACAAGAAGAACTGAGGCCTGCCTGGAGTATGTAGACCAGTGTCGTCGTGAGGGAGGGACCACCGTTTCGCTTTTGTTAATGCCGAGCTACCCGCAGTGCTGAGCCAGCCATGCAACAGGAAATCTTCAGGAGGAGGGGACTTCTCACATTGCTCATACTGACACGTGTAGACTGAATAGAAACCCCTCAgccctaaaatagaaaaaagaacagTTCTGGACTATTGAACagcccattcatttatttgttttgtttaccaAAATATTCAGTATTATTCTTGTTTATTGAATTCTGAGTCTCCATGAACTACTGGCTTACTAACCACGGTCTTGGAAAAGATTGTCCCTTCTGTTGCTGTTCTAATGCATCTCTGCCACAGCAGTCATTGTCATCCTGTGGCCTTATCCCTTTTGTCTCCCATCACCTTTTCCTTCCTCAGCAGCACCTCACCGTCAGTCAGACGCTGCAGGCACCACCATCACCAGGAGTGGCCAAGTAAACTGAGACACCAGTAACAGTGGGGCTGGACTTCCTCCCACGTTTTGGGAAGGAAACAGATGTTCCCTTGAGCTGATTCCCAGTGACACCGGAGCAACACTAGTGGGACTCCTCTTTcccacattttgcttttttttttttttcctatgcaaAAGTCAGATGCTTCTATCCATTGCTTTCTGTGGTTAGGGCAGCCCTGCAGCATATCTCACAGCACACACAGTGTTCATAACAAAGAAAggttgtgccaggcatggtggctcatgcctgtaatcccagccctttgggaggctgagatgggcgtatcacttgaggtcaggagttcaagaccaatctggccaacatggtgaaaccccaactctactaaaaatagaaaaattagctggatgtggcggcacatgcctgtaatcccagctacttgggaggctgaggcaggagaatcacttgaatccgggagatgaaggttgcagtgagctgaggtcttgctactgcactcctacctggatgacagagtgagattctatctcaaaagaaagaaagagagagagagagagagagagggagggagggagggagggagggagggaaggaaggaaggaaggaaggaaggaaggaaggaaggaaggaaggaaggaaggaaggtaggttgGTTGTTATGGACTGGGCACCACAGTGGTGACAGCAGGATGGCCCTGCCCAGCACCGCAAGAGCCATGGCTGCCCCTGTTTGCCCAACTGGGCACTCACAGGGCAGAAGGGTAGGTCTCCAGTGGGAGGATGAAGCTTCACCACCAGGAGATTCCCCTCTGCCCGATGACTCTGATAGAGTCACGACCAGTCAGGGGAATGCATAGATGGAAGATATGTAGTGTGTGATGTGTAAATCAGGTCAAACCTCAACTACAATTGAAAGTTGTTGTTTTATTGCCCTATAAGGTATCTTACCATTCTCGATGGGTATTGAGGATGGTTCGATGTGCTTTATTGTATGTGGAAACATGCGTCTCTGCTAATCATTTCAGAGGTCCAGTTTTCCTGTCACGGGACAGTCTTGAGTAGGAGGAACGCTGTCGCTGTAATATGCGTAGCTTGTGTGTACTTTTCGTAGTCTGTGTGTGATCAAAGGGCACGGAAGTGGCTGCACTTTCACATCCCTTTTCTTTACTTAGCTGGGACCTTACATACCAGTACATGTTCCCCTGTAAGCAGCTGAACTCACCGGCCACTTCTCCTTTTGCCTATAGACAAAgactgtgtctctgtgtgtgtgtgtgtgtggtgcacaCATTGTGTTCTTAAACTGAGACGTGGCTCTCCAGGTTTCCTGGGCTCATTCCATGGTGTGGTATGTTTATTCCACTGTCCAGAGCTATTCTCTGATGGATTTGAGCTATGGCAGTGGAAATAAATGTCCTAGAGTCACCAGGTCCCTTGGAGAAGAAGTCATTTAAGCTGCCTCGGGTTTTTGATACTTAAAATGTGGATATTATTTTTCTACCTAAATCACTGAGTTTACAGAGTAATAATGTGTTGCTCTGGACATTGACAGTGTTCTAGAGCCAGTAATGGGCTCTCCTGAAAGATGCTCAATTAGAAGTGAACCCATTCATAGGATCAAAAGCCACTTGCTTTGAAATATGTAGCGTTCCTCAGAATTGACGGTGCTAGAAATATCCAAGTATTAA from Rhinopithecus roxellana isolate Shanxi Qingling chromosome 6, ASM756505v1, whole genome shotgun sequence carries:
- the SLC35B4 gene encoding UDP-xylose and UDP-N-acetylglucosamine transporter; the protein is MRPALAVGLVFAGCCSNVIFLELLARKHPGCGNIVTFAQFLFIAVEGFLFEADLGRKPPAIPIRYYAIMVTMFFTVSVVNNYALNLNIAMPLHMIFRSGSLIANMILGIIILKKRYSIFKYTSIALVSVGIFICTFMSAKQVTSQSSLSENDGFQAFVWWLLGIGALTFALLMSARMGIFQETLYKQFGKHSKEALFYNHALPLPGFIFLASDIYDHAVLFNKSELYEIPGIGVTLPIMWFYLLMNIITQYVCIRGVFILTTECASLTVTLVVTLRKFVSLIFSILYFQNPFTLWHWLGTFFVFIGTLMYTEVWNNLGTTKSEPQKDNKKN